A DNA window from Methylobacterium sp. NMS14P contains the following coding sequences:
- the recO gene encoding DNA repair protein RecO — MQWTDDALVLGLRRHGETGVILEAMTEAHGRHLGLVHGGRSRRMQPVLQAGNRVRLTWRARLDEGLGAYAVEPLDSQVSRLIGSSLALYGMNHMAALLRLLPERDPHPALYEAAGILIEHLDDPAIAPPLMVRFELAILSELGFGLDLTACAATGGNDGLAYVSPKSGRAVSASAGEPYRDRLLALPTFLHAGGSPGPDGVAQGFTLTGYFLDRHVWGPRGLGPPEERARFVALGREAG, encoded by the coding sequence ATGCAGTGGACCGACGACGCCCTGGTGCTCGGCCTGCGCCGGCACGGGGAGACCGGCGTCATCCTCGAGGCCATGACCGAGGCCCACGGGCGCCATCTCGGCCTCGTGCACGGCGGGCGCTCGCGCCGGATGCAGCCCGTGCTGCAGGCCGGGAACCGGGTCCGCCTGACGTGGCGGGCGCGCCTCGACGAGGGGCTCGGCGCCTACGCGGTGGAGCCCCTGGACTCGCAGGTCTCGCGGCTGATCGGGTCGAGCCTCGCCCTCTACGGCATGAACCACATGGCGGCCCTGCTGCGGCTCCTCCCCGAGCGCGACCCGCATCCGGCGCTCTACGAGGCGGCGGGGATCCTGATCGAGCACCTCGACGATCCCGCCATCGCGCCGCCCCTGATGGTGCGGTTCGAGCTGGCGATCCTGTCCGAGCTCGGCTTCGGTCTCGACCTCACCGCCTGCGCGGCCACCGGCGGCAACGATGGCCTGGCCTACGTGTCGCCGAAGAGCGGCCGGGCGGTCAGCGCCTCGGCCGGCGAGCCCTACCGGGACCGCCTGCTGGCGCTCCCGACCTTCCTGCACGCGGGCGGGTCCCCGGGTCCGGACGGCGTTGCCCAAGGGTTTACCTTGACGGGGTACTTCCTCGACCGGCACGTCTGGGGCCCGCGCGGCCTCGGGCCGCCCGAGGAGCGGGCGCGATTCGTTGCGCTCGGCCGCGAGGCCGGGTAA